In Clupea harengus unplaced genomic scaffold, Ch_v2.0.2, whole genome shotgun sequence, the genomic window AAGTTAACTTATCTCTTACGTAAAGCTCAAGAATATTGTGATAAAacataagaagaagaaaagaaaacataagAATATGGCAacatttataatataatatataatataaataaaatgtagcaACAGATATGAGTATTATTTTTCATATCTACTGCACAGCGGCAGTCAGTAGGGGAAAGATGCTGATTGGATGGACAGCATCTTTCCTCTGGTTTTGACTACCTGCAGTAGGAGTATTAGTTTCAGAGTCTGTATCGCAATTGTTGACCCACCCCTCTTGTCCTAAGAGAAATCAGAGAAGAGGGACGGTCCAGGTCGCTGGGTGAGTTTAAAGCTTTAAAATGAGTATCCAACCCCTGGGTCAGCAAGGGTATTATGAGGAGATCACATCAGCTATATTTACTCGGAGTAGCCAGAGGTGTACTTTGGTGGATTTGCAGAGGTGGTCAAATGTTTTGATTCACTCAAGAGTTTAGCTTAAAGACATGAAAAATAAACCACCATAAGCCATcgaaataataaaacataacaaaatgataaAACACAAATCATATTAAAaattttaaaaataataataaaagcagCAAATAAGCTGCAAGAATGAACAGAGCAAGAACAAGGTTAAGATGACAGCAGGGCTGGCAGCAGCACAggggagaaagagcagagagggcaGAGCAAAAACTACAAGTACCATGATGCAGAGCAAAATGCattgagagacagatagagctgcagaaagaaacagagagagacaaatagaatagtgagaggaagagaaggagagagggccagacagagggatagagagagaagagaggaaggggaggcaggacagagagatagagagacagagaataggCCAGAAAGAcaagacggagagagggaggaagagaaagaaaggtaaATTGGGAagatacggagagagagaaaacagaacagagatAGCGAGCTAGAGAAcaggacagaaagacagacagacagagagcgagagggagagagagagagaaccgtaTCAGAGGATGGAATGGAAGCAGGAGTCTTTACCACCAAACAGGTCTAGAGTAGGAGCCGAGGCGGGAGCAGCGGCTGAGCTGGCAGCAGGTTCAGAGGCTGCGGTGGGAGAagcagcggtggcggcggcggtggagTCGGGTGAGGCAGCAGcgtcagcatcagcagcatcagcagcgtcagcttcagcctcagcctcagcctcagcctcagcatcagcatcagcatcagcagcgcTGGGAGGGAGTGTGACGGGTTCAGCACCAGCGGTGGGACCGGCAGCCGGGGCGGCACCGCTGTCTCCTGGCTTCATGGCAAAGAGGTCCACCTCTGGGGCCATGTCTGCTGGCTTCATGGCAAAGAGGTCCAGCTCTGGCGCCATGTCTGCTGGCTTCATGGCAAAGAGGTCCAGCTGTGGGGCCATGTCTGCACTCCCTTCTGATGTCGCAAAGGGGTCTTTTTTTTTAGGATGGGGGGAGAAGGtgcaggaaaagagaggggtaGAAATGGGGACAGGGGTGGGGCATTAGGGGTGGATTAGGTGAAAttgagaaggggtggggggtagttTACAAGGAAATTTGTTAAACAATAATCagcaatgagaaaaaaaatcaatacacaagcacacagagacacaaaaaccTTAATGTTTCTGTCATATCTGAACAGgcggagagaaaagaggaggaaaaagaaaagcacagcTGGATTTTTCAGGAAGTCCACCATTAACCTTACTGCTGCAGCCACAGGTcatcacacacagctgggtcACAGCCAGCTAACAATAGccacagaaaagacagacacagacacagacacagacacagacacggaccagacacagacacagacacagacacagacacggacgGACCGGACACGGCTGTGTCTCTGGTGAAGTCTCCTAATGTCTGGGAACTCTCAGGACAGCTCTCAGGATGGGTTCTACCAAAGTATACTGGGTACCTATGCGGGTTCTTTGTGGCAATGTGGACGCAGAAGAACGTTAATGCTTCAGATTGGGGATAAGGGTGGAGGGGAAGGGTAGTTCTAATGGAGGGCAGTTCTAAGTAATTCTATGCCTTTGGATACAAAAAAGATTCACATTGGAGATTTCTACATCAAGAAATGATGAACATGTACACAAGCCTATTTCTTTATAATATTGACTTAAATCTTAACTTGAATCCTTATAACGTCTTATTCAGGCTCCTACAGGTACTTACTTGGTCCATGCCCCCAAAAAGCAAGAGACACAAGAGAAGATGTTGTAAAGACGCATCAGTTCATGTTTGTCACATCATCAAACACTGACATATTGTGTTAAGGAGGGTTGGGGGAAGCCAGGCGATAGAGGGATATTCCCGTGAATATTCCTGGATGAGAACGGTTAGTTTGCAACTGAGAtgatgggagggaggggaggggtggtatACAGGAGTCTAAGAGACAAAGCTGGTGTGAAGTCCAGGGTTAGAAAGTAAAAGGCCATTTTGTGTATGGACAACCTGGTGCTGCCTGCTTATACGCCAGTAGTTCAGCTGTCACACTAAGATATTGGTCTGGAGACCCTCTGCTGAGAGTCAATTCAGCTGAGTGGAGTTTTGACTTCACCAATCCTATGGCAATGGGGAGCTGTGGAAGTCCTCTCAAAACCAGCTAATACAATAGCGTTACGTGAAGATGTTACCAAATATGCCTGCTAGCGGATCTGTTTCATTTGTTATGTGGATACGTTTCTTATAAGTTGAACTGAGTTACATTCAAGGCCATTCTCTAGGAAAAGAAGTCCTTATTGGGTCAGGCAAGTTCCATTTAGCAGGTGGTTTGTCATAGCTTGGCGTGGCCAGCCTAAATCCCACAAGCTCACCTTCCTCTACCAGATACCAATGTGATTTTAGTCTAAGCACATTAGGCCTCAAAATCATATCAACTCATAAATGCCAAACAAGGGGTTCCAGACCATAGTGTGGACACTAAAAGTTAGTCTCATGGCAGTGTGGCACATCTCCTGTAAGGTTGAACTGCTTTACGTCATTTTAATATATGTCTGGAATACAAACCATAGCAGCACCTCTACTCTCTGACCCCGGACTTGTTTCCAGCTCTGGCTGTGAGAGGCTCTGGAGGagctcttactctcactctctctctctgctgcactgCAAGCGCAGGGTTGGGACATTAGGCCTCAAGAGGTGTGATGGCCagtagaggggtggggtggggggtcatcCTCTACTGGCCTGTTAGTGCTTAAGGAAGCTGGTCGGAGCTTCTGAAGCAATACAGGAGAACCTTCATCAACAACACAGACTGGAATCACAGGCAGTGTTTCCGGTAGCTGGTAATTACCGTTCTTTTGCTTACTAAATTGATtaaaaactataaataaaaagATTGCTGGTCAAAATGGCTGGTAGTAATGCTCATTTAAAACATAAAACGTATACTTTAAGTTTAAGAGGACATTTGAGTTGTAATAAAAGCAAATATAGCAATATAATGGAACTATAGCTAATTACCTATTTTATTAATGAATGCAAGTTACAAAATCCGACTGCTCCCTACTCCCAGTAGACACCATGGGGAGAAAACGGATTTGATCCAATCACATTTAATTCGCAGTGAAGCCTCAGGCTAAGCTtcgccctccaaagccttcaccacgTCCGCAGCAGTGTCAATTAATAGAAAATCTAATTTCGATTTTCAGACATATCATGGTGATTATCTAATCAAATAGTTGCATTTCTACCTGGAAGGCATAGCCTAATCTATCAGAGATGTCGACGGCCAGAGCcttctctgggtttgtttgatataaCGTGATTTCTGGACACTGGGCTGGCAAGAACAAATCCTAGCGGAAACCCTGCTCAAAAGGTTTTAGAAATGGTTGTGAATCACTGTGGATACActtcacaccaacacaaatacTGCCGAATTGCTTGTCATTGCTGTTACtgggattcacacacacttacacacttgtcacacacacgtatggTGCACCTACACAAGGGTGGGACGAGCCTAAGATACTCACTCAAACGCTCTGCTGCTTACAAGCAAAGAAGAGCAAAAACAGATAtaggcacacagacatagagCTAAAGCACTGGTTTGAGAATGTTCTGGAAGGTGTGGTACACAGAGCATTTATAGACATCAACATGAGAAGAGTGCATAAAAAACAGACCTGACAACCCACACCGAACTCTGCTTACCAACCATAACAGCCAATCAgtatgtgagtacacacacacacacactcttacatagaTAGACCTTCACCTCacagatatactgtacacataaacacactcacacacacacaccacaaacacacacacacaaaaaaacacacaccaccaagacacacacacacacacacacacacacacacacacacacacacagaatgctgAAAGGCAGTGTAATCTCATCACCCACCAGATCCGGCACATGCATCAACAGCAGCTACTGGAGCTCCGCCTACAGTGGGCGGGCCATCACCAGGGGAGGGAGCAAACGCGTCTGGATACCGCAGATGAGGGGGCGGGGGCAGTGGCAAACATCAACAGAGCAGCCAGTTGgaaacaacagacaaacaaacaaacaaacaaacggatGTAGaggcgaaagagaaagagaaacaaatcaGAATCTGAAGGTGAGCTGGGGAGAGAAGCTGTGTCCAGCCCAAACGGGCCCTCTAGCTCAGAGGCAGGCTAGGCTAGGAGATAGCAGGTAACTGAGCAGGTGCAGGTCCGGCCCAGCTTTGGCCTGAATCCGGCAGAGTTAGTTGCTATCTGGGAAAGCTTGATTCCTGGAGAGCTGGCGTGTATGCAGAGTACTAACATCTTTATTACTCTTGAAGACTTTACTAGAGagtagcatgtgtgtttgtttccaagCCCCCCCAGGCACTGCCTGAAGCTAATTTGCTAAGCTCAATCCTTTTTCAGAGGGCTTGGATGTCCGTCTGCACGCCAGACTCCCAGGAATGGAGACGTGACTCTCTGTTCAAACATCATTCATGTAACACAGGCTGTATGGAGCAgcagtctagtctagtctgagCCTTCTTCATACACAATGAAGGGGCTGGAGGAGAATGACTGAGGAAACACAGAGTATATTTTGCTCTTTAATATGACTCAAGCCAGGCTCTGCTAGGGTTAAGAAAGTCAAATAGCATGAATGACCAGCCTTTGACTTCAGCAACCCCTGAGAtttgtgttagggttaggggttaggggttagcggtcaagggttaggggttaggggttaggggttagctAAGAACCCCCTCATGAGAGGCACAGTTCTTGAGATATAATCGAAAGCCACACAGTGATCAGTACTGAGCAGGCTGCTTACAGAGGGCGATAATGAGAGTTAAATAGTGCAATTGGGTTTGTATATTTAACTTGTTCATTGATTAAATTGCACAGATTTAATCAATATTCCTCTAAAGGtcagacagggtgagagaggcagagagactaTGTACTGGGAAATAACTGGTTGTCCCACATTGTAATGGTATTGTTTTGTTTCAAGGGTTTCTAGTGAAAtaaagagggataaagagaatgagagatgtgGCTGGGAGAAGTTAGATCGATAATGACTGGGTGGCACCCCGCTCGATCCACGTAGCGTTATTGTGTAAAAGTCTCAAACTATTATGTGTGCTGGTGCCGGATGTACCATTCCTGAGGACATTAACCCTTTCAGCACACCATGGTTGTCCAGACACCTGTTGCCTAGACAACCATGGGCTGTCGTTGGCACAAGGCGACAAACCCACTGACCTCCGAACAGATCCATGTCAGagatggaggtggtgggggcAGGCACAGGCAGGGCTGCGGCTGCCACAGAGGCGGGAGCAGCGGCAGCTGCGGGGGCTTCTGATTGGCCATTGGTGGCAGTAGTAGGTGGAGCAGCTGTGTCAGAGGCGGAGTCAGCTGCAGGCTCAGCGGAGCTAGTGGCAGCAGGAGCAGTCAGGGAGCCTGATGAAAGccccgagcacacacacaaacacacacacacacacacacaccaccatggcaacacacacacacacacacacacacacacacacacacacacacacacacacacacacacaccaccatgccaacacacacacacacacacaccaccatgccatcaccacacacacacacacacacacacacacacacacacacacacacacacacacaccaccacaccaacacacacatgacaggggggaaggagaggaaggaaaacacacacacatacacacacacacacaccgtacacataCCCATGTccaaaccacaaccaccacaccacgtcacaaacacacacgagggaggaggacgaggacgagagggtgaccagaggagagagaaagacacagtttACTGAGACAACGTCAGATAAAAGTCTAACTGTGCTGAAGAGGGACAGTGAAGCAGTGAAGCAGAATACAAAGCAGATATGAAACCGAaaaaggtgtttgtgtgcgcagtTCTACTAATAGATATATGCTCCCTGAAAGATGGCCTAGAGATGGTAAGAGGTGAAGAGGAACTGTTTCGGGAGAACTGTTTTGGTGGCCTCCTGCAGGCTGCTGTAACACTAACCCAGGTACTGGAGCTGTTTCAGATAGAGCAGCAATGATCAGTGTTACTTACCTTCACCCAAGAGATCTTCCCCACCAAGAGGAGACAGCCACagaggcgagagagggagagagatgggagagataGGAGGATAAAAGGAAAggtaggggagagaaggggaagggaaagaaggagTACACAGAGAAATGGCATTAGAGTGGGATAagcaataaatacacacacacacagacacacacacacacacacacacacacacacacacgcaaacacacacaggcaggatcTCCATCCATCTGGATTTACAAATCCAATCATTGTGAGCCCCTGCCCAATATGTGGAATAAGTGGAAACCACACAACAGTCAGGAAACTCATTTGCACAGACAAAGCCCTCTTTCCAGCTGCCAGCCATGGGCGGAGGCGTCCGCAGCCACACGAGTCCCCCGTGCCAAACTGAGCCGGCACGTTTAAGCATCACAGGACAGACATGGAGGGGAGTCGAGTCCCATCTGTACTCATTAACAACCTCACGCCTGCATGCTCGAGCCCATCCCTCACTGCACGAATCAGCACCGGACAGCAGCTGACGCTGAGCCTGTAGgatcattttgtgttttaattcaattcaattcaattcaattttatttatatagcgccaaaacaattgtttcaaggtgctttacagagcccagggcctgaacccccttagagcaagcacaatggcaacttAAGGTGTCTAGTTGGGATTCTTCCTACTGTGTGTAGGTTTgattccctttctcttcctcagttctttcagtctttcagtcCTTTCAGTGCTACACGAGTCATAGCTTTTTACTAGTCTGGATAGAAACCAGCCCAAACTATTTCAGGCATATGTGTTATCCACATGTGTTTCACCAGGAGATTGGGACTGGATGTGTGATAAGTGATACGTGTCGAGCTTgaagctgcagtctcacacctgtgttACCACAAGCCGGATATAGGTCGGATTTGGGTTGAAACTGGCGTGTGATTTATGCGGCGGGAGCACCTTTGAGGACCATAAAACTGcttttcatttacacatttacccTATCACCACTAGGGGTCCCTTTTCTTCCCTAACTGCAGGAATCGGCACCGGATAGGAGCTGATGCCGGGCCACATTCAGGCCAAACCCGTCCCGGATCCCTTACAGACACAGCTGGTGATGGAGCGGCGGCTGCATCCAATGACTGATGCCTGTGGCTCGTGTGATGAAAGCACCATTAAGGATCATAAAACTGCTCTCATTGACACATATTTCTCACCAGTAGTGGTGCCTTGTCATCACAAAGACCACGTTATATTAAATGCTCTTGGAAATATTAGTATATCCTATGGGTTTGGAGTGTAAAGCCAGTAAGATTAAAAAGCCACTGTTTGCAGCTCTTATTATGAATCAAGATGATTTACAAAATGTTCCAACCGGTCCATTTATCATTTGTGATAATGTATGACCTGAGTGACTGAGCACTGTAGGGCATATTGATAAACCACCTAATAACGTCGGAGCAGAGCCCAGCAAATCACaacagagagacgagagacagacattacagagagacgagagacacagcagacagactttacagagagaagagagaacttAGACCACCTCATTCAAGTGCGTTCGTCATGTGGACATGCGTGTGGgaatgcatgcgtgtgtatgtgtttgtgtgtgtgtgtgtgtgtgtgtgtatgtgtgtgtgtgtgtgtgtgtgtgtgtgtgtgtgtgtgtgtgtgagtgagtgtgtggtaaaAGCCTTTACCTCCCCAGGAGGATATGGGAGGTCCTGAACTCGCTCCTGGTGCCAAGAGGTCAAAGTCCACAAGGTCATTAGACAagccactgcagagagagagacagagacagagacagagacagacagacatagacagagacagagacagaataaCAGATCTGGTTAGCACTGTAACAGCTGGTCAGTCCTGTCCCCCATGAAGTTTAACAGCGGGTTAGTTCTGTTCTGCTTTAGGTGTAACACAGCATAACAACTGGTCAGTAGCATCTTTTGGTTCCCTTGGTCATTACTGGAacccttggtttaaaacagctggTCAGTCCTGCCTGAGGTTAAAAAGCTGATCAGTACTGTCCACTCTCAGCTTTAACAGCTGGTCAGTATTGTACTCTGTcaggtttaacacacacacctacacacacataatctcactctctcacacatacacacacacacacacacacacacacacacacacacacacacacacacacacacacccacccacacacacacacacacacacacacacacaaacacatatgcacccacacacaacatccaAAGCCTTACAGGCAGGATCTCAATCCATCTGGATTTACAAATGCAATCATTGCATTGTACCCCTGCCCAATATGAAGTAGACACTAAATAATAGTCTGGAAACTCAATTTCATAGACAAAGCCCTCATCTGAGCTGCCAGCCAAGGGAGAAGGCGTACATCCTCTCTGAGCTTTAACAGCTGGTCAGTACTGTCCTCTCTGAGCTTTAAAAGCTGGTCAGTACCGTCCTCTGTGAGGTTTAAAGGCTGGCCAGTACTGTCCTCTGTGAGTTTTAACAGCTGGTCAGTACTGTCCTCTCAGAGGTTTAAAGCCTGTTCGGTCCTGTCCCCCTCCATGCTCACCCAGCAGTGGCAGCGGATGTGGCGGCTGTGGCGGCTGTAGCGGCtgaggcggcagcagcagcagaaactgCAGCAGCGGCCGGTGGCTTTGGTCTGGCAGGAGGGCCGGCAGAGGTGGGGCTGACACCGCCCGCAGCGGCCGCTGGAGTGTCCAGCGTCTTCACTGGAGTGCCCGTGACCGAGCCGTTATTGGTTGGAGACACCATCTATATGGTGGCATGACACACATTGATATCAGTGCTGTTTGAATCACTTCATCCTCAAAATACAGCATATATAATTATAAGATTGAGTGATTAACACATTCTATTGAAACATTGAATTAAACTATTGAATATAATGTACTGTGATAGAGTTTATTTGCATTCCATATCTTCATATATTAAAAAAACTACTATCCACGTCTTGAAGACAGCCTTTTCTGGCATATAACAATATATAAAACAATAtaacaatatataaaaaaatactttgcaGGACACAATGGATTAGTGCTTCTATTTACCTTGGTTGGGGAGCTAGAGGAAGGAAGAATATGAAAAGTGAGGGTGGCAGACATCATGTTATGATATATTAAAAACGACACTGTCACTCATGTTAGCAGGGAGGTAATAATAGTAGATGTGCTCCCTTTAGATAATGCCATGGAAACAATAGTTTTTGCATCACcgtacacaaaacaaacaacccacTTTGGACTGTCCAACatgtaacaaaatacatatAACAACATGCTTAAATAAACATCTGGAATGAATGACTTTGAATGACAGATGTGCACATAAGGTAATATGAAGACCACATACTGTAAAGCATTAATATTAGTTTACAGCACTACGACAGGAACTCTGGAAAGACAACGTTTTTAAGTAATGTCACTGACAGAACATACAGacatcacaaacagacactacaACTCTACAGGTGTGGCCACTGAACTTGCCCATAATCCTGTCTTGTTCAAATTGCGTTTGAAGTTTCAGCAAGTCAGACCATAGAATTGTCATGAATCCGAATGAGAACGAAGCCATTATGACAACACTTTACATTTACGTTGTGACAATTACGTTACACACAATACCAATCTCTGGGTGAATTCAGAGAAATACTTACTCATCACtgtcaacacaaaacaaatgttgGGCGAGTATTAATAGTCGTAGGTTACAGACAAAATGTATACAAAAGCATTTAAACCAATGACATGACAAATCAATCCACACTTTCAGGGATTCGATTAATTGCATATGCAGCCACTGCATATTTGGCTGAAAATGACATtgctgtgtctggtgtgtgtgtgtgtgtgtgtgtgtgtgtgtgtgtgtgtgtgtgtgtgtgtgtgaacattctCAGTGATGGAGCCCTGTACTCacactttctttccctccagTGTGTTGAGGTGGGTTTCTAGGGACTCCAGCAGACTCTCGGGAAGCTATAATTCACAATACAGATTACACGTGAGATTAGAAAGATTACAACCACAGCACAGCTAGACACGGCAAAGAACAGGAAATCAGATTGGGGAAGGTGTCTCATTTAACAGGAAACATATGTGGAGACATAGGGGGAGAAGACATAAGGtgtgaaaagaaaataattaaacacacacacataaacacacacagcattcagatACACGTTACCTGTTGACTAAAAGGGTttcacaacaataacaacacatcCTGGAATCAGCGACAGACACCAAACACATTCCCCAGagacccacaatgcactgcttcATGCTCACTCATGCACTCCATAACACTGCATGCGCGTTATTG contains:
- the LOC122131386 gene encoding clathrin coat assembly protein AP180-like — translated: MKKGQCKDALEIYKKFLTRMTRVSEFLKIAEQVGIDKNDIPELTHLPESLLESLETHLNTLEGKKVDDSPTKMVSPTNNGSVTGTPVKTLDTPAAAAGGVSPTSAGPPARPKPPAAAAVSAAAAASAATAATAATSAATAGGLSNDLVDFDLLAPGASSGPPISSWGGSLTAPAATSSAEPAADSASDTAAPPTTATNGQSEAPAAAAAPASVAAAALPVPAPTTSISDMDLFGAGCDPAVCDDLWLQQ